Sequence from the Leptospira johnsonii genome:
GCCGCCGCTTCTTTCTCTTTTTCCTTTTGTTCCCATTGAGCGATGAACAAATCAGCTTCGTTCAATCTTCCCAATCCGGCAACGTTATAGAAAACTGCAGATGAGTTGTTAACCGTAGCAGTAACTGCGCCCGCCATTCCGGCTGCACCCGCATGGGCGCCATAAATATCCCCGTAACTACCGGCGGTCAGCTCGGATGTGCCGACCCCTAATATCCCCAAAACTGCGAGGATAATCCTCGACCCGGAGATAATTTTTTGACTAGAAACTCTGTTTCGCATTGTCCCTTCCTGCTTTGAACCAATTCCATAACTTACTCTAACCCATCTAGAATTGGCTGATCTCTTTATTACACATCAGTTATTTTTTAAAAATTTTCCGTATCTTAGCGGAAAGCTTAAAATTGTCCACTAAAATCAAAAAAAGAGCCTTTAGGCGTTTTTGCCCATAAAGCAGCAAAAATATCCAAAATCAGAAGATAAGTATTCATTATTGTAAAAGAATGAACGCTACATATATTTTTAGGTTTTGGAAAAGGGCTAAAAACTGAGCTTAGGAGCTTGAAACCGGCTTAGCAGAACGAGTCTTTTCAAAATATATGGAAATGATGTCAGCATAACGTAAATATCCCAAATATTTTCCATTCTCTTCCACAGGAATCTTGTCCATCCCCATATCCAAGAGAGTTTTGAAAGCGGTTGCCAGGTTTGTCCGAGCGGAAATCGGAAGAATGGACGTATCAGTTACATCTTTCACAAGAATCAGGTTCTGGGTGAGGTCCCTTCCTTCTAAAAATAAGCGACTTGTACGTAGGGAAATCATTCCGAAATAGTTTCCATTCTCCTCCAAGACGATATAGTCGCTGGCATTGATCTTCAAGGCTTCTTCTTCCAGCTGAGAAAGCAGTACAGAAGTTTTGACCTCGGCAATATTTCTGAGTTTGTTCCGGATATCTTCTATCCGTATTCCTTCCAACAAGTCTCTGTTCATGTCCCAGTCGTGAGCGGGAGATTCGAAGCGAGTGTTCTTTTGGCTTTTGTATAAATTCAATTTATGAGAAAGAACGAAAGTGATGATGGAAACAATCATCAAAGGAGGAAGAAGTGAATAACTTCCTATGATCTCGCAGATCATCACCATTCCTGCAATCGGTGCGCTCGCGATCCCTGCGTAAAAGGCTCCCATTCCAACAAGCACGAAAGATGCAACGGACACATGGTAACCCAAGACCAATTTTGCAAATGTGCCAAGCGCTCCTCCCAACATTCCTCCGATGAATAAGGAAGGTCCGAACATTCCCGCGGACCCTCCACTTCCGATCGTAAATGAAGTTGTGATAATTTTTAAGAACGCGAGAAGTAAGAAGAAAAATATGATCTGCAGATCCTGATCTAGATAAGGACTGTAATTTGGAAATTGAAAGCTGCCTTCTAATACATCTTGTAAAGCACCGGCTCCGGTTCCGAGTACTTCGGGTAAAAAATAACCGATGATCCCTACAGGAATTCCGCCTAATGCAGGTTTGATCCATTGTGGAAGTTTCAAGGATTTGGAGCATTCTTGTATGAATTGAAATACCTTGATAAGAAAGGCTCCGTTCAAATAACATAAGATCCCTAAAAACAGATAAAAGATGAGTTCTTTATACTCTATAAATCCGATTTCAGGAACCTTATATACTGAACCGAATCCATTAAAGGAAGA
This genomic interval carries:
- a CDS encoding chloride channel protein; amino-acid sequence: MFGKILQEFRQRPFSSYFTIKGRRSLYLYCVLTGIVSGLGALLFSRALAWAEYISLESISGLHNTHSGGEYYVSLGPITSIYLGRWMLLVLPILGGLISGWIIWKFSPDSAGTGTDSLIDSFHNKEGKVDPKVPLIKSIATIFTLSSGGSGGKEGPISLIGAGFGSLVANLTKAGARARRTLLLAGTAGGLGAIFHAPLGGALTSVEMMYREDIESDTLVPCIISSVTAFLTYSSFNGFGSVYKVPEIGFIEYKELIFYLFLGILCYLNGAFLIKVFQFIQECSKSLKLPQWIKPALGGIPVGIIGYFLPEVLGTGAGALQDVLEGSFQFPNYSPYLDQDLQIIFFFLLLAFLKIITTSFTIGSGGSAGMFGPSLFIGGMLGGALGTFAKLVLGYHVSVASFVLVGMGAFYAGIASAPIAGMVMICEIIGSYSLLPPLMIVSIITFVLSHKLNLYKSQKNTRFESPAHDWDMNRDLLEGIRIEDIRNKLRNIAEVKTSVLLSQLEEEALKINASDYIVLEENGNYFGMISLRTSRLFLEGRDLTQNLILVKDVTDTSILPISARTNLATAFKTLLDMGMDKIPVEENGKYLGYLRYADIISIYFEKTRSAKPVSSS